The DNA region ACGCGGTCGAACTCGGTGGTCGCGCTCTTGCCGTCCTTGGTCTTGATCGTGGCCTTCACGCTGTCCTTGCCCTTGTCGAGCTTCTCCACCTGGGCGGAGGTGTGGATGGTCAGCCCCTTCTTCGCGAAGACCTTCTCGGCCAGCGCCGAGACCTCCTCGTCCTCCTGCGGCACGACGCGGTCGAGCATTTCCACCACGGTCACGTCCGCACCCATGGTGGCGTAGAAGTCGGCGAACTCGATGCCGATCGCGCCCGAGCCGATGACGAGGAGCTTCTTCGGCATGGCCTCGGGCACCATCGCCTCGCGATAGGTCCAGATCAGCCTGCCGTCCGGTTCAAGGCCCGCCTGCGGGATGGTGCGCGCGCGCGCGCCGGTCGCCAGGATGACATGCTTGGCCTGGTAGCTCTCCTCCTTGCCGTCCCGCTTCACGATCACCTTCGGGGCGTCCTTGCCCTTCTCCAGGCGCGCGGTGCCGTCGATCACGGTGATCTTGTTCTTCTTCATCAGGCCGGAGACGCCAGAGGAGAGCCGGTTGGCGACCTTGCGCGAGCGCTTGACGACCGCATCCAGGTCGAAGCCGACATTGTCCGCCTTCAGCCCGAACTCGGAGGCGTGCTTCATCAGGTGATACACGTCGGCGGTGCGCAGCAGCGCCTTGGTCGGGATGCAGCCCCAGTTCAGGCAGATGCCGCCGAGCTTGTCGCGCTCGACCACGGCCGTCTTCATCCCGAGCTGGGCGCCCCGGATCGCGGCGACATAGCCGCCCGGTCCGCCGCCGACGACGATGAGATCGAACTGGGTATCGGCCATGGCAACGTTCCTTCGCGCAGATCTGACGTCCGGGGCTTGATGCGGCCCGGCGCGGCGAAAATCAACCGGGCGCCGCCGAACCGGGCTCGGCGGCGGTCGAGGGCGGTGCGCGCCCCCAGCGCTTGGCGGGCCGTCCGGGAACCCCGTGGCCGGCCCGGCCCGCAACCGCCCGTCTCTGCGAACGGCGGCGCCCGAAGGCCAGCGCAATGCGCGAGACGAAACAACGACTTCCCCTTACCGGCGAGGTGCTGGCGCGCGCCGGCGTCCACCTGAGCGGCTGTCTTCGAGGCATTGTCTGGCGGCACGTCGACAACTTATTCGCGATTGGCGCGGATTCGTACTCGCCCGTCGCTTGGCTCCGTGCTAGCGTTAACCATGCCGGGGAACCGGCCACATACATCTTGCTGGGAGGAAAGTTTCATGAAACGACTAGTTGGTGCCGCGGCCGGCATTTGCGGGCTCGCGAGCGTGCTGGGCGCCGCGCCTGCGGCGGCGCAGGAGCCGTTCATCGGCGAAATCCGCCAGATGCCGTACACCTTCTGCCCGCAGGGATGGGCGTCGACCGAAGGCCAGTTGATGTCGATCAGCGCCAATCAGGCGCTGTTCTCGCTGCTCGGAACCAATTTCGGCGGCGACGGCCGCACGACCTTCGCCTTGCCGGATCTGCGCGGACGCGCTCCGCTCGGCCAGGGCACCGGGCCGGGCCTCTCGACGAGATTGCTTGGGCAGGCTTCGGGCACGGAAACCGTGA from Marinicauda algicola includes:
- the lpdA gene encoding dihydrolipoyl dehydrogenase, with product MADTQFDLIVVGGGPGGYVAAIRGAQLGMKTAVVERDKLGGICLNWGCIPTKALLRTADVYHLMKHASEFGLKADNVGFDLDAVVKRSRKVANRLSSGVSGLMKKNKITVIDGTARLEKGKDAPKVIVKRDGKEESYQAKHVILATGARARTIPQAGLEPDGRLIWTYREAMVPEAMPKKLLVIGSGAIGIEFADFYATMGADVTVVEMLDRVVPQEDEEVSALAEKVFAKKGLTIHTSAQVEKLDKGKDSVKATIKTKDGKSATTEFDRVILAIGIVGNVENLGLEDLGVKIEKSHVVTDEFLRTGVKGLYAIGDVVGAPWLAHKASHEGIICVEKIAGKDPHPMDVTNIPACTYCHPQIASVGLTEKKAREAGREVRVGKFPFVGNGKAIALGEDQGFVKTVFDRKTGELLGAHMIGADVTELIQGYAIGKTLETTEAELMHTVFPHPTLSEMMHESVLDAYGRVIHY
- a CDS encoding phage tail protein → MKRLVGAAAGICGLASVLGAAPAAAQEPFIGEIRQMPYTFCPQGWASTEGQLMSISANQALFSLLGTNFGGDGRTTFALPDLRGRAPLGQGTGPGLSTRLLGQASGTETVTLTVAEMPTHNHVMTATSSPPDTNAPDGAAFGTFPAGQAIYDDGGGALDHQLRANMISSTGGNQPVPNMQPYLVTRFCIATMGIYPSRN